Genomic DNA from Coffea arabica cultivar ET-39 chromosome 7e, Coffea Arabica ET-39 HiFi, whole genome shotgun sequence:
TGAGTGACCAACTCCCAATCATCAACCAGTTGCTTCTTCAAAGTTGATGGAATTTGAATCTTAATGAGTTTCTCTGCAGATACATTTTCCTTctacaaataaacaaattcaaaCTTCATCAATCAATCTCAAAGACAACTctcacaagaaattgaaatgaaaaccaACTTAAAAGATGCCCAAGGAAAAACCATATAACAAGATATGTAAGAGGAAGCGAAGAACTAGCAAAACAGAGAACACAACCATACAgtgaagacaaaaatacccctgcaTTTGAACCACCTAATCAAAGTTAACAGACTTGCAAAGGAACAATTAGTTTGAGTCTAACTGAGGGTTGAGATCAAACGTTTTAGAAAGGTGACGAACATGCAGGCCTTTTGGCCCAAAATCCTCAGAACAGAATCTAAGAATTCAAAAGAATACAGGGTAATTTTAAATGTTTTAGTAAGTAGGAAACTCCAAGTGACAAATGGGAATGAGAACAAAACAGCTTTGGGCAAGTATGAGAGAATGGCACTATCATACTATAGGAAAGATAAACGGACACTTCGAATATAAAAACAACAGACTGGAGCAAACCTCTGGTCCTGAATCAGCCTTACGCTTCTTTCCTTTTGATGCTGCAATATTTCAAGGGGAAAAAACGGAACACGGAGAAATTAAATCCCTTTAAAGTACATATATCACAAGATTGCCTAAAATATGGTGCAGCCCAAACATTTTAAATCATTATCAACAAACTATTTGCCTTGAATTTTAGCAATCCTTCACATCACGAATGTTAGTAAATTGCAGAAAAGGCTTTATCTGAAGAGAAGCCATTACACAAGTATATTGACCACATTACTATACTTTATAGGCATATACTCGGTAAAGCAATGCTACTCACAAAGTTTAGAACTTCTTGAACAACAGCTGctaaaaacaacaacaaattaTGTCCAACAGGAGCTTTGTTTTTCAGGAAAATATCAGGTAAGCACATGGAATaataaacaaacaacaaaagaaaggcAATATGGTATATTTGCCATTAGGCTACTTCAGTGCCCGAAACTCCACCCACTCAACTTGACAGCATTATTATCTGCTTTATTATGACAGAGATAAGGTTATCAAAATGAAAAACAGAGTTCAGAAACTCGAGTAATACTAAACCCCTGACTTTAGAGATTAATATGGAATTCTACCTTAACCAGTCATTCCATCCTTCTAGTTACACATAACCTACTTCATAACAATACTAATACCTTAAGATGGTGATGCCCAAGGTTCCAATACAAATATGCAAACATTATCAAATATCCAGAGAAAGGAGATTTTTCTTGGTGCagtggacaaaaaaaaaaaatgattaagcTAAGGTCTAAAACAGCAAGCCAACAAAATCCAAGAAAGATGCACTACCAGTGTTCTTGATTTCCTCCTTATCCACTTTCGTATCTGTTGAATTCAACAAACAAACAGCACACAGAATGTAAGACAACCATATAATTAAGCTTTCAAAGAATATACAAAATTGGCATTTTACCACAgctgaaagaaaatcaaaaaatcaatttttattTCAGCTACATTTGTAACTGACACAACAATCTCTGCTTCACCTGTCCATTCATCAAGGTACTTCGAAAATTTTGCGTAAAACAAATGTGAAAGGAAAGCACAATGTGGTACAGATATATACATATGCACATGTCAGCATGTGGTTGGGCGAACATGTCAATATGTTTGTACAGATGGACGAAATATAGATGTACAGATAGTGTAGTCTTATATATGTGGTTTTTCCTGCAGTTGGCTTTAAAACACAGATAGTGTAACATACCAGCAGAGGTTTTGGGTTTCGATTGTGTTGAACGACCTGATTTTGTGTTCACTCCTTTTTTCTTGTCAAGAGCCTTCTGCTTCAAAACATTTTCTTCGGTGTATTTCATCAGGCGCCCCGCATCTACCCATTCATCCCAACTGTTgacccaccaaaaaaaaaaaagaaacaaatgaacTTTACAGTTGGTTCACAAATCCCACACACACATTGCCTTTCAGTAGAACATTTTCCTTTCTTATCTTCCCAGGTAAAAGTTACACCAAATACATTGTCCAGACTCTTCTATTTCCCTACACATTTCTGTATCAAACACATATCAAACAAGCATGATGTTTTTCTGGATCAAAAACGTAGTATGTTTAGCACACAAATAAATCTCCaaattcttgtgcctgagtctTAAGCTAGTAGATTGGTCAAGTACAAAAAGCTTATGTATATTTCAACACTTGATTTCTTAAGCTTCTTCTCTAGCTCTATCAATGTATATAACATGGGCACAAACAATGTAGCCAAACGCTAGTCAAAACTCCTGCTACAAATAACATATCGGCCCCATTCACAAGGCCAAGTTAGATACAAACCGCCTTAACATGGGAAATAAAACACGAATGGCTTTTTAAGCACGTATTCTTAGGATAAAAGGCTGAAGAAAGCTGGGCAGCTAGTCTAGAATTTAGTCAGAATGACAAGAATATCATACTCTGTATATACCTCCAAAAATAGTTTTCaaagaaatttgatttaattACAACACATACTATTTCAGGGCTTCATTGTATATCTTCTCAGAGTCAAAACCACATGAAGAAACCTAAATGGAAAGGGAATGTCTAATCAGGAAACACAAGACCCAACATCTAACTCGGACAAATTCTAATAGCCAACACTGATGTGCATCTCATATCTCATAGAGCACAAGTATCCACATTTGACATTATGACGTTACATGAGAGCCCCAGAAAATGGCAAgagaaaatcaaaagaaatgGGTCAGATTTCAATGGAATAATTAAAACCATTTTTGAGCTTAACAATTCTTTAGAAGCAACTCACTTCTTATTCCAACcctgtaaaataaaaaaagatgtGTGTTAGGTTGATGGCTAAAACACAAGCTCTGCTCAAGgcaaacaaaatggaaacaTGGATAAAAGTATTATCTATCGGACTTACAAGGTAATGGACAAAATATCTCCACTCATTTTTGCGGACTTCAGCTTTTTGAACCTACAAATTGGCAGATAGAAGTTATAAATAGCCCTTGGAGTGCTAATGGACAAACTATAAACTATCAAGAGAAATGCTAAATAAAGAATCTTTACAATGAAAAGAAGCAGTTCAAACAATATAGAGGcattaaaacacacgtactacgTGCAAAACAAGGGTATTCAAAGTGTTAAGCTCATTCTAAAGAATCCAATGCACATAGTTACCAGATCTCAGCTATATTAGAAGTAGAAAGACTAAAGCAGTCTAAAGCATTGATTAACCCtgtaggaaaaaaaagaagaaattagtTCACCCAAAAGCTCATTTACACTGAATTACTTGCCCCTAAACCCTAGAGTAATGTCTCTACGCCAATAGTTCCAAGTCTCGGAAATGGAAGCGAACAGAAAAATCATACTACATTCAGAAATTTATAACAAATTTCCACTAGACCATCTCAAATCGTAACAGAATTCCAAGAAATAGATGCATAATCAGGAATTTGACATTGATAAATTGAATAGAACAATATCGCAAGAGCAAGATTCACAAACCAAAACTGAAATTACCACCAAAACCCGCACAAAAGTTGACTATAtttaaaattaacaaataaaaaattagtgGTATGGAAATTTCTATTCTGAAAATagagaaaattagggttttagggcATGCCTTGGCTTCGTAAATTTTAGGGCCATGGTAAGCTAAGACTTTTTCGCCTTCGGAGAACAGACAGGACTTCTTTGACTCCGGTACGTCGCCAGATGAGTTCTCGCCGTCGCTAGCTGAGTCATCCTTGGAACTCACCATTCCCTTCTTCGTTTTACGCTTTTTCCCTATCAGATTTATATCTTGACTAGAAGGAACAAGAAAATATGGGGTTTTAGCAGGTGAGGTTGCTTGCTTCAGTCCTTTGGCTGGGGGATAACCTAACGCCAAACAAGAGCGCTTGAGCGTCAGGTTTGGAATGGTTAGCCGCGGCGGCGTACGGTGGCGAATTAGCGAGTACAAATTTTACGTTTCCCACCTCTTTCTTGGTCCGTTCAATTGAGGCACGAGTGGGTAATCCCCGCGTCACGTGCGTGCTGTGCCTGTATGCGGTATGCCTCTATGTTGCTTTTCTACGGGTCTCCGCCCATGTTACATGTGCCAGTGGCTAAGGCTCACCCAGTGATAATAATAAACGGTTTGTATAGTGAACTCGTTAAAATGTATTTTCATattaaaattttagaaatataaaattaattaaaaaattatataaatataaaagaaacACAGTAATTATTAgtgtgtatatacatgattGATTAGGTGAAATATAGGTGTATTAACAAAAATTATAGGGTActtgttagaaaaatttctagtcACCCGTTAGAAAAACACCTTAATAAAAAGatgttaaaaattattagaaTTATTTTTTTGGTCAGACAATAGTAATAATTTAAAATAGTTAAATTgttgtaatttaaaaaatatttttttttttttggaaaagtgGTGGTTAATTCAATAcatatggattttttttttagaggtGTCCCGCAGGGAGTGGATCTCGCAAACTATTCCCTACCCTCCACAACTTGCTAGCAGTAAGATTCGAACCAGGAATCTAAGGCTCCATCTTCAGCAACCTCAACCACCAGACCAAGCCTCGGAGGGCAATTCAATACATACGGAATGATTGTAGAAAAGTGAGTAATTAAAATAATGTAATTCTCTTTAGAAGTAAGGGCATATTAGACTATGTATTAAAGACATAATTTGTTTATCCCAAATTCCTCCCCCTCACTCTACGTTGGATTAGTCCCAATctccaacataaataaataataacaatGATTGATCTTTTATACATcaatagtgtatacactttcaACCTTAGATGCATGATacataattcgaatttgaatttgaaattcaaattttgcatgtaTCATATATCTAACCGTGATGGTGTATATAtcgtcagtgtatataagatttactctaataataataagatttatttgcaaataaataattttaattCAAAAAAACTAAAATGCAAGGTGCAATAAATATGTCTATTAATATACTGAAATTTAAGTGTACTAACAAATACTAATTGCACACCAGTTAAAGAAATCCATAATCAAAGTAAGATGACCATTTTGAACTTAAATTGTATGTacataatttgttataaacatCAATAGTACTTGTTAGGCTCACGAGTCTGAGAAAACTCTCCAAGCATGAGAGCATGCCTCGCCTGAAAGCTGACACACGCATTACAGATCCATACAGTTGACATCAAAATCAAAAGCCTTTGGCCTTCGGTGAACCTTAACTTGTGGAGAGAATTTCTTAACAATTTAGTGAaacaattttaaacaaaaaaaaagacagagcaaaagaagaagaatatgtTGTTTAACATGTACACATACAACAACAAAATAGGGAAAAGACAGATAGGAAAGGTCTGATGAAAAGAAATGCAGTTGCgccagagttttttttttttttttttttgaaaaaaaaagtggcAGCGAGATCTTTGATTTTATCATGTCGCCTCATGCAGGTGTTTTTGAGTTGTACAATCTCCATGCATTATGCCGCGGGGTTTACGAACGATTTACAATGGAAGAAATCATTTTTGTTCTTAAAAACTACTACTACCACACTAGAGTGTTAAGAAGCAATAAAGCTCGTGACAGAAAAATGCAAGCAAGCAACAGAGAGAATCATGCGATGCGAACTTGAACGCTAATGTTTTGATCTCcgggcttcttttttttttttttttttgggtctggCCGTCTGAGTCACAAGCCATTATCTCTAACTCCGCAATATGACTTTCGATGAACACCTTCAAAGTTACGTTTTAATCTTGTGGAGGAGATCAACTTGAACTAGAAGGGAAGAAATAGTAGCGCTTTCACTCAATTCAATTATTTATCTATGTATAATTGTTCCACCGAAGATGGAGTCGGCGGTAATCTGCACAGTCGTATCATGTATGCATGCATATACATACATGTGCAGATAACATGGTTGGTACTGCTTCTGAGATGAATTATTCCCAGGGAATGTAGTTCATATTCACTCACCAATCACCATCGAGACTTAATTACTACTGTTGGTTGCTTCAGCCAGGGGAAGCATACCGCTAGTTCATGAGAAAAAAATCTACTACATGATCAGAAGTGGTGGGAAGAGAAATGCGTGCTTCTCTACCCTCCCTGTTCTGGTAATGggtgaaaaggaaagaaacaaacTGGAAAAGGCAAGGAAAATCAGATTGCTCCTGCTTTTTCAGGAGATCAGGCACCAGAAAAAAATTGTTGGAATTCATGACTATGGTATTACTACGGACAGGGCAAATGTTCAAGTTCCCCTCTGGCGACTGCTAATAAAGTATACTTTCCCACTGGCTACATCTAAAGTCAACGGTGCTGGAAAAGGTGAAGCGCACAGGGCAACTAACTACTAGCAAACTTGAAGAAAACTCAATGATCTGACAAACACAAAATAGTTAAAAGGTGCATTATTGCTTTCAATCTTATTACCGACCGAAAATCCAGAGCGGAATGATAAGGTCCCACCCTGAAAAGCTAATTCACCCGTCCTTGAGAAATTTATTCGACCATGACAAGTTCAAGATCTCGGGCACAACTGGCTTAGACCATAGAGATGCCATGCGCACCAGTTCCGCAGCTTCAACACCAAAAGCTGACGCTACATATTGAGCCAAGAGCTGGAGAGAATGACAAACACAAACATGAGAGGCATGTGGGCGATGCTGATTCTATTAGTCTCTCTTCAATGCACATTTCTTCCATGTTATATTGACTCTAGAATTCTTCTTTCGACTTGTGCAGCAGGGAACGAGACTGCAAGCCCCGAAGTTCCCCGGGAATCTGCCAAGCTATGCCCATCTTCTGAACCATGGGAGAGCACGAGAAGCCCCTTTGGCATGAGATCCAGAATGCGTTCCCTCGCTTCTGGCCCAAATCGAAGGGGCAATGGGCACAAGTGAAATTTGTTTCTATTTGGAGTCTACCGACGAAAGATGATTTCCAGTTCCATTTCATAGAGTCCAACAATGCAACTGCTGCATGTTATACGCATTCCATCTTATGAATCAAGAAAATTCTTATCAAGTAACAGCCCTTATCCAGCAAGCAATTGCTGATGAGTCTTTTTTATCTTTGTCACATTGCAATGGCGATTATCAGAACTAGATATTTGGGaacaatccttttttttttttttcttttgggttacaACCATGTATTAGCAGAAGTATTCTTTTCGTTTTATCTCCATAAGAAGTCTCTAACTTTTTAGTCAAAGCTGTTAAAGAGATGCCAACACCAATATGCGGAATCTCATTACCTTCCTAAGAATTGCTAAACTAATTAATAAGCTTTTGGTAGCTCGACTTGCATTCCGCATCACAGAAAAATTTACTAATGCCATTACAGGAAGGATTCAAAATATTTCTCGAACAGGCAATAGATCTACGCGGATAAAACAAAGTAGACGGCAATCACATATAACTCACAACATCATCTAGCATCATCCATCCATAGCTGAGAGAGCACCTCGCTATCTAGTATTTGTGCTACTTTTGTCAGATGAGTACCTGAACCCATTTCATCTTCACTGATGGCAATGCTGTGAGAAGGCAAGCGACGAATTACTGGCAATGGCGAGTTGTATGAAATATCCGTATTGCCGTCTTCATGCGATTGTTCTGGAACTGCAGTGTGTTGAAGCTGCAATGCATGCTCAAGATCCCACAACACGTCAACCATATTAGGCCTATTAACTTTACATTCTTTTAAACGCTTCTCAACAGTTTCCCCATATCTTCTCGATGAATTCCAGTTAATCTTACCAAGAGTAGAGGGTCAGCGATTTTGTGAAGTTCTCCTTTCGTTAGACAAGACATTCCCCAGTCAGCAAGGTTTACTTGCTGCCTGGGAAGTGAGTTATCAATGGCTGGCCTTGCACAAAGCACTTCAAGAAGTACAACGACAAAAGAATACGCATCAGATTTTTGAGTTAATTGAAGGCATCTAAAGTACTTCGAATCAAGATAACCAAACCTGCCTTTCACCTCCGTACTGACATGGCTTTGATCAAGAGGACCAAATTGAAGGCATCTAATTAGGCCACCTCCGACACGTACAATAAGTACGTCCAATTCAACGACTAATTAGTGCCTTTTAAAGTTTTAATTATAGATTGAGGccaccaccttttttttttgctatatatatatatagaaaattaaaatttagccGTCATatatagaaaatttaatatttggcTGTCGACATGTACTACTCTCATGACTAGATTCCGGTAATAATTTGCCAAAACTAGTTAATTAGACTAAATGTgcttaaaaattaaaacattCAGTACTAAATTTGCTTTTGTCTAAACTTTAGGAACTAAAATTGTGGATCTGCAAATATTTGGTACCAAAACTTCAATTTTCTCTTTCATCTAAGAAAGAATTGCAATTTTGATCCCAAATATTTCGAAAATGAGCCCTTTTAGTCTCCAAAgttctaaaaaaataaatgtgaTTCCAAATGTTTTAATCTCTAAACACATTTAAtcttattaatttatttttaccaATTGATATCGGAATCTAGTCACTTGCTATTATGTATTGGCagttaatttcttaaaaaagaatttaaaaaactTGAAATAAATATTGTTGACCATAATTTGTAGTAGAAAAGAACTAATTACTTGCATGACGATTGTTTGAGTAATTAACCTTTAATccataaatacaaaaattcaattgataaaaaaaagttaaaggCTAAGTAGTCATGTAACCAATATATGAGTAATTagtcatattttattatagattatggctaaaaaaattttattgatttttttttttcaaaaattagttaTTGACACTTGACCATGATGCAGCAGTAATTGATAAAATTCGTCATTAGGACTACATGTGCATATAAACTGAAATATTTGGGACTAGTTTTACTTTTATTCAAACTTTAGATCCGTAACTTTGGGTCCATGGCTTAGTTATTACCCATTGAAAATTCAATAAactatatgttttttttttaggaaaaattcAATAAACTATTTTGATACCACTTTTACCCCCACACTTCCCATTGTATTTACCTCATTGCAGTATTAAACAAATTAGATGACTTTCGTCAACTCAGATGGTAAAAGAAAGCCTGCTCCCTCTAAATCATCATCGTATTCTCAATTTCTCATTCTATCCCTCAACTCCTTTCAACACCAGAAAGAGTATCAGCTGGGTCTTTCAGACTTCCCTTTCTTCACCATGGTGGGACAGCCGACGGTGACCAAACCTAGCCGGAGCGATGAGGTGGTAGATGCAGATCAGCAACAACAGATCACCAACCAGGTCAGAGCCCACTTCGAGTCCCTGGCACCCAACCGACCCACCAAGCCCAATAGAAGCGAATCGGATTCTACATCCACCCCACCAATAACATCCTACGTCCCTGATCAACACGGCTTCGCTGTCCCGGAGCTGGACAAGCTTATATCTCTTCAATCTCAATCTCATGTCTGCTTCTTTCTCATGATTCCCCCCCCTCCGGGCGGCGGGCCTCTTCTATTTATGTCCTTTCAATTTTAATATTCAAATATTGAACAAAGatgcatgatttttttttttctgtaggCAACTTTATTTGGCACGAGCCCAGTGGTGCAAGAAGAGTTCATGGAGACCCATTACTATGAAGAATTGGATTCCGTTGACAAACAGCACCATAAGGTCCAGTCAATACACTGTTTGCCTTTCTTCAGAAGATCTTGTTTTGTAatagcaaaattttttttttttggggtgttaAAAAAGTGCAGTGACGATATTGCCTAAAGCTTAATTATAAGTGGTGCTTTATTGGCCAGACGGGAAGCGGTTTCATAAAGGTGGCGAGCGAGATCAACGGAAATGATTATGATCTTCGGCTGGAGAATAATCACGGAGGAATTAGAGAGGTGGTTTTCAAAACCAACCCGGCAACGAACGAGTGGATTCCCAGCCTTGATAACCATCAGGTGCGGTCGAGCTGAAATGCTATTGCTAATCAATTGACAAATCCGTAGAATTACGAAACATATACTATTAAAATTAATTAACGTTAGTACAACACGGATTGGTATCTTATGTTGTTAACCTGTTGTTTTGACTTAGGTTGCATGCAAGTCTTCCAAACCCGACCGGAGTGAGAGCTCTTAGATGGTCTTGGATTGGTATCTGCCGTTGGATTCATCTTTTCACCCTGTTTATGATAA
This window encodes:
- the LOC113700422 gene encoding uncharacterized protein, producing the protein MTFVNSDGKRKPAPSKSSSYSQFLILSLNSFQHQKEYQLGLSDFPFFTMVGQPTVTKPSRSDEVVDADQQQQITNQVRAHFESLAPNRPTKPNRSESDSTSTPPITSYVPDQHGFAVPELDKLISLQSQSHATLFGTSPVVQEEFMETHYYEELDSVDKQHHKTGSGFIKVASEINGNDYDLRLENNHGGIREVVFKTNPATNEWIPSLDNHQVACKSSKPDRSESS
- the LOC113702047 gene encoding protein MRG1 isoform X1, which codes for MVSSKDDSASDGENSSGDVPESKKSCLFSEGEKVLAYHGPKIYEAKVQKAEVRKNEWRYFVHYLGWNKNWDEWVDAGRLMKYTEENVLKQKALDKKKGVNTKSGRSTQSKPKTSADTKVDKEEIKNTASKGKKRKADSGPEKENVSAEKLIKIQIPSTLKKQLVDDWELVTQQNKLVKLPRSPTIDDILTKYLDYRSKKDGMMTDSVGEILNGLRCYFDKALRVMLLYKKERQQYDEAISDNVSPSSVYGAEHLLRLFVKLPELLAYVKIEEETQIQLQQKLLDFLKFLQKNQGTFFLSAYDSPKVSEGSGKGKDN